One window from the genome of Crassostrea angulata isolate pt1a10 chromosome 2, ASM2561291v2, whole genome shotgun sequence encodes:
- the LOC128172122 gene encoding multiple epidermal growth factor-like domains protein 11, translating to MCIFTVNIALNKPAYLQYQYRRGDKIHDASNAVDGRKSDLRLGGGQCASSEPQQTATWWVNLSSIQSIHHITVFYVTGNNKSWGTFYTPSFLGFAVYVSNTTNKSEGVLCFKDTNFTTRTIPAVITTNCTVHGQYVIYYNERLPEVAYPEDYSKNAEADLCEVEVYGCLVIGYYGSNCSISCPDVNCQYCHIETGTCRGCKPGYRGQRCESACQHGFFGQDCTDTCNDRCNGCNNINGLCESGCLAGWIGNNCRKACDKGFYGHGCKEACGHCRDVRECSHINGTCITGCDAGYHEELCKTICPYGYFGQDCTERCKDTCTGCNHVHGLCDSGCQPGWTGHNCTQTCATGSYGVDCNETCGHCRDVNQCLHSDGVCLNGCKEGYTGSMCKIPYATSSQSLQQNLINGESVATAVILLVAIVVLILYRRSRSKNLEIRHIQENMVDQSNHHSKYCVLHLFPWNDAI from the exons ATGTGTATATTCACAGTGAACATTGCCCTCAACAAACCGGCGTATCTGCAGTACCAGTATAGACGGGGTGACAAAATACATGACGCCAGTAATGCTGTCGATGGGCGGAAATCAGACCTGAGATTAGGTGGTGGTCAATGTGCGTCATCAGAGCCTCAACAAACGGCAACGTGGTGGGTCAACCTGTCCAGCATACAAAGCATTCATCACATCACAGTGTTTTATGTGACTGGCAATAATAAATCATGGG GTACTTTTTACACGCCATCATTTCTGGGATTCGCAGTGTATGTATCAAATACAACGAATAAATCTGAAGGAGTGTTGTGTTTTAAGGACACCAATTTCACAACAAGAACCATACCCGCTGTCATCACCACCAACTGCACTGTGCATGGACAATATGTCATTTATTACAATGAAAGACTACCAGAAGTAGCATATCCTGAGGACTATTCTAAAAATGCAGAAGCCGATTTATGTGAAGTGGAGGTATACG GGTGTCTCGTTATCGGATATTATGGATCTAACTGTTCAATTTCCTGTCCAGACGTTAACTGTCAGTACTGTCACATAGAGACGGGCACTTGTCGGGGCTGTAAGCCTGGGTACCGAGGTCAGCGATGTGAATCAG CCTGCCAACATGGATTCTTTGGACAAGACTGCACTGACACATGTAACGACAGATGCAACGGTTGTAACAATATCAATGGTTTGTGTGAGTCTGGATGTCTAGCAGGCTGGATAGGAAATAATTGCCGTAAAG CGTGTGACAAAGGATTCTACGGTCATGGCTGTAAGGAAGCTTGTGGACATTGCCGAGATGTCCGAGAATGTTCTCACATTAATGGAACGTGTATTACAggatgtgatgctggttatCACGAGGAATTGTGTAAAACAA TTTGTCCATATGGATATTTCGGACAAGACTGTACCGAAAGATGTAAAGACACCTGTACAGGTTGTAATCATGTACACGGTTTGTGTGATTCTGGATGTCAACCTGGCTGGACTGGACACAATTGTACTCAAA cATGTGCCACAGGATCATATGGCGTCGACTGCAACGAAACATGTGGACACTGCCGTGACGTAAACCAGTGTCTCCATTCAGATGGAGTATGTTTAAACGGATGTAAAGAAGGTTATACAGGGTCAATGTGTAAAATAC cCTATGCCACTAGTTCCCAATCGCTTCAGCAAAATCTAATAAATGGGGAAAGTGTCGCAACTGCTGTAATTCTACTTGTTGCTATAGTTGTACTTATTCTCTACAGGAG ATCTCGGAGTAAGAATTTAGAAATTCGACATATACAAGAAAATATGGTGGATCAGTCAAATCATCACAGTAAGTATTgcgttttacatttatttccatGGAACGATGCAATCTAA